GGGGGGAAGAAGATTGGGTAATGTATTAATTAATAGGGGCAATAAGTCAACTTTTCAAGGGGAATGAATGCAGccttaatctctttttttttttctctttttcttatttttttcttctcaagaaaaaaaataaaaaactcatcCTTCTTACTTGGCATGCTGACATGGCCCGCGACACTTTGTTtctcggaaaaaaaaaaaaagattttactaTCAAGATCTTTATCGGCTAAATTAAATAGTATCATGAAATCAATGCAATCCACaattatttttttgataattgaaagaAGGAAAGTGGCCATTCATACTTGTCATCCTGCATAGTGGGATATGACACAGGAGTAGTTGCTcaatttgcttgcttgcttgcttctgGGTTCAACATCACCACTAGCAGTTGAACCACTAGAATTCTCACTACATCGCATTCACAGACACAGATTTGAATGGTTAAGCAGTGGAATGAAAAATGTCAATCACACATTCAGAATGATTTTTAAGGATAAGTCACAAGTTACAATCCATCAGAAAGTAGAATCCAGTTTTGATTACAAGAAATTGTGTGTTGTCGTGACTTTGGCATTCGAGCACACCTGTCCTCAGTGTTGTCGTCTAATGGAAGATGAAAGGGGCCATCACCCATCCAGCAGAGGTGGAAGATGAACCTAAGCAGTTTGGACAATGTCTGATGCTTGTGGCCATGGCTCTGCATAAAAATCCATGATGCTCCAATCACATGGCACAGCAATGGCACGGGGCCAGGTGGCCTGCACCAGCCAGCCATCATCCATCCCCGTCCTGATTAACCAATCAAGATCAGTGACACACAAACAGAAGACAGCATCGATCCAACGGTTTCAGGCGTCAGTGAAGGCATCTCCAGAAAGCGAAGAGCGGTTCCAGGAGCAGTATCAACttggaagagaaagaagagtgTCCATGCCCATGTCAGCTGGGATGAGATCAGTCCAAGTGTAGTCTCTGTTACACAAAAGTGATGAGAAGATGGCTCCAGCTCGCAAAGAGATAAGGTTTGAGGTGATTCTTACCTTGGTAGTGTTCGGTCAGTTTGAATAGTCTCCAAAACAATAGCTGCCAGTCCTTTCTCCCATCCCTATGATAGCTCCATTGCTGTCAGGTAGTAGTGAAGGTAACATGGCCAATCAAAAAGACCCTGATTTGCCAAAACCATTATTGGATGGTGAAAGATTTACCTAGTGCAGCCTATCGGATGGGCAACCACATTAACAGCTTGCTAGGAATCAGACCATAGAAAATGCGCTCCAGGTCCCTGGTCAAACCTGTCATCAGCCAATAGTCAGAGAGACTTTTCAGTTACCTTCCCATAAGTGATcaaaatttcagaaaaatataccCACACTTcaccattactttaaatcaacttTTAAGATGATTCCTTAGATCTATCATGCATATCACAACTTTTACCTATTAAAAACCTTACGGGGCAAGATTTCTACTTTGGATTTGCTTGCCTCACTTGGCACTTGAGTATGCTCGACTTTTATAGAGAGATCAATAGCTCCAGAGAACAATAAAGTTGCTGATGTATCAACCAATTTTTTTAGGACATCTGGTTCCACTCAGGAAAATCGAATCCCTAATAATCTAGTAGATATTTTCACTCTCATCTATTGCATCTATCCTATAACTAATGAAGTCTacttccttatatatatatatatatatatatatatatgtatatatatatatgtatatatgtatatgtatatgtatatatgtatatgtatatatatgtatgtatgtatgtatgtatgtatgtatgtatatatatatgtatatagatacatatatacatacatgtatatacatatacatatacatatgtatgtatgtatgtatgtatgtatgtatgtatatgtatatatattcatatataaatatatgtatatatattcatatataaatatatgtatatatattcatatataaatatatgtatatatattcatatataaatatatgtatatatattcatatataaatatatgtatatatattcatatataaatatatgtatatatattcatatataaatatatgtatatatattcatatataaatatatgtatatatattcatatataaatatatgtatatatattcatatataaatatatgtatatatattcatatatatatatatatatatatatatatatatatatatatatatatatatatatatatatatatgtggtgaATCATCACTGAAGCACATTGTCAGAAAAACTACCattaaatctcattcaaattgCACTAGTCAAATACAAAGTTACAGTGACAAttataaaaacaaagaaaatgagAAGGGATAGTTGCCAAACCCGAACTAGAGACTTGCAAAATAAAAGCTCAGCAGGCTGGAGCAGCCATGATCTCTGTATATAAGCCAAAACAAGGATAATAATGAGGTACAAGGATAACCAGTTAGCTCTAATGTGAGATGCACATCACCTTCTCATCCCACTGTATAGATATGAAATTTAGTTTCATCAGAAAAACATAGAATATGTGTTAAATACAGAATATAGGCCAAACTTCCAAGGTTATTCAATGCATTAGATAGTTTGTATGGCGGTATGTAGTTTTTTCTTCAGTAGTGTAGGATGCAGTAGCTGTTATGAAAAGTCAAGGTGATTAGTAACTCAACTAGATGAGAACATAAAAGTCACTCTCATCCAACCCACCAAGCTGTGGCTTTATATACTTGTTTTGCAAACTCTGAGAGTTGAGTCAGAGTTTCCATCTTAAGAGAGATAAAGACGTAAACCTTATCATTGGAAAAACAATTCAGAACGCTTCTTCCACAGTCAGATATTAGTTAGCACTGAATGTGcagttattttttaatatatcttcTTTCAAAACCATTGGTATCAACAAATAAACTATGCTAATAATATTCGGAGTATCCATGATGAAAAAACTCCATAAGGGAAGATAGAGGACAAAAGAGGTAAGGTAACAACTCCGATATATTCTAACAAGTTATCTAAGACTGCAAATGTAATGTGATCTTCACCACATCTGAGAAATGCAAGGAGCTTTAGAAGACCTGTCCAATGTCATTAAGGAAGGCTAGGAATTCAATATTGTTTCGGTTCATCAGGCTTGGAAGTGTCTATACAAAATACAAATAAGTTCAGTTACAAAAGGGCAGGTCCAGCTACATGTGAACATGCGACCAAAAAAAAGTTAATGTTCTGTTTCCTACCGCATGTTTTTTATACATTATCCAAGTCATTATCAGTACGAAGCCCATCACTACCATAAGCATCAGTGGCATAGACTTTGGTGATTATCAGAGAAGAAAATTGGGAAGCACATCTTGGTTTAATAACTCTTGAAGACTAAACTTCTAAGGAGATCTACAAAATCCAACATTTTAGAAACACTGACAAGTGGTTGTGCATAGATGAAATATAAATGCCATGTGATATAAAATAGAAGTAAGAAAAATGAAGTTGGAGTGGTCTGAGCTAATGCTTCAGTACATGTTGTTGATAAAGCaattttgttctttcttatatccATCAAAGAATAATATACATATAAGAAAATACAATTCATTCCATGAGATTATCAGCAAGTGTGATGCCGACAAACCTTCATTATTGAATTTGTAATGGCTAAGCCTTCTAAAAGGAAGAAATagagaagaaatttgtttttctttattcCATGAGATTATCAACAAGTGTGATGCTGACAAACCTTCATTATTGAATTTGTAATGGCTAAGCCTTGTAAAAGGAAGAAACAGAGAAGGAAAGCTTCTAATTTTCTTTAGTTTTCAAGCTGTTTGTTTTGGGGTTGCCCATCAAAGATTCAGATTCCCATAATAATTCAAGAAACCATCAAGAATGAATTAAGTGATTAGAGACTTATCTGTGTGTCAAGGTTAGAAATCCTAAAAGTATGTTGGCTAACAAAACAATATTTTGTTGTAAATGCTAAAATCTTTCACGAAAAGTATTCTTGTCAGTCAGAAAGCATGAGTATATGTTTGCTACAAAATAATCTCTTATCTTGAAATTTATGATGAAAAAAAATCCTTGTTGAGTTGATCTAAGATTTTAGCAGAATCTGACTTTTGGACATGATTTTCCTGTTCCCATAGTAGTTGATACTTTCATTTATTTGACATGTCAGACGGATAAATAGATTGTGTCTTAAGTCTTCACTATGAAAAATTGAGAAGTGGCAAAAACTTTGCTATGTAAACCTACAAATATATGTTGCTTCGTTGCTCAAAACAGTCAAACACACAAATCATGAACCTACCATTTCACGGCTCAGATGTAAGAACTCACAAGATTGAAGGAATCACAATCACAGTCAACATTGTGCTTCTTGATAATAAATTGATGGAGAGTATGCAGCCAACAGATTTTGAAGACTGCGATTTAACAAAATGCAGCATTCCAAACCAAAATACTCAATTTCTGGCAAACACTGTACAGAAAAGTGAAATAAAGAAGACTGAAGAGACCACTAGCAACCAGTGGATAAAACAGACAAGAAGAATTTGATCCAAAAGAAAAACAGAAGTTCAAAAATGTCCATAATTGCCTGAGGCAGGAATTCTATGTGTTAGTTTAACTACCTTATATTCTGAATAAGTACCCATGAAATGCCAAGTTGTATGAACCTAGCCATGTAAGTTCAATGATAGTATGATATTCATCAGCAACAGAAGTGGTGTATTCCAACACACAAAAATAAATGTTATGCCACTATTTCTAATGATATAAGAAACAAATCCGTTCTGCTACTATCAAGTCAAGAGCATTACTTGTTTTCTACTGTACAGAAAATTCATCTCTCtttatttggttttttttttttcataaaagcaAAATTTCTATTAACTCAAAGGTCAGATACACCCAGTGCTCAGCTGATCTGAGCTCAAAAGCCATAAGCTGAGAAGGTAATGGATATCTCCATAAAAATTCCTTAGAAAATTTAGAATAAGAAGCAAGCCAATGAGCATAATAAAAAAGAGGGCAGGCTAGTGCATGAGATATCTGAAGATAGTCAATGTGCACAATCTTACCTGCAAATAGAGAGAATGTTTCCAATTTTGAAACCTGAAATTGATTCTTTAATTAATAAAGAATTGAACTACATGTTTACTTACTAATATATATTTTACTAGTTTTCCACTTATGCTGACTTTAATTATGTGTGCAAAGGCCAAAACACAGCCAAAATCCCTAAACTAGAAAAACAGAAACTCTTTAAATGGAGCTAAAACTAAGTCccaaatgaaaattttgatcatgttGGTGGCCCACCAACTAAAGAAATAAGACATTTTACTGAGAACTGAAGACACATTAAAAGGAAGGATGCAAAAACATGAGctaaaaaaatttctgccctttTTTTCAAGAAGATGAGAATCTTCGGGAAATCCACAATCGAGACAACTTCCAGActcaagaaattcttcaaaaaacAAAAATCTGTCTTTTTCTGTATAGAGGCCTCTAAGATTTCCACAGCTTAAGTGAGCCTAGAGTACCCAAGTAATCCTAAGATCCTCCAACTGTGAAGATCAAATTACATTTTCACATACTACAAAATCTTCATGCAAAATTTTTCCTGAGCAGATATATCATAATCATGCGGGAATCTATCAAATGtgaaaatttatataataaagaTTTTGAAACCTCTAGGTGCTAAATCATGGTAAATCAATTCATCGCTTTGATTTGATCCTGCACGAGATTTAGCAGTACAGTACTCCTTAACCTCacaagagaaaaaggaaatagaAACATTGCTCTTTGTAAACAGAGTAATTTTCTTTTCAGATGAAGTACTAGAAATAGACTTTTGCTTGCCAACCACAACTAAAGCACTTATGAAGAACCTAAGGGCGAAGAAATTCATCAAACACAAAAAGTAAACTACGTAAATGGGAGTCCACGTCAGGTGAGAGACCAGAAAAGAAAATGAAGTTCTTGAAAGCAACCACCACTAATGCTGAGGTTCCCATTGATAAGTGAAAGCATCGAGCAAATGACCGCGGCATTGATGTTAGGACTTCACAAAGAATGCATTAAGAACCTAAAATGAGATATTAATCGAGTAAAAAGCAACGATGTAGACTGAGGTCATCATAGAAACTAAAATGAGATGATCTTATTTGGGTTAAAAGAAAAACGTGGAGGTCGACATCGCCATAGCTGAAACTGAAAGAACAGGGATGTGAATCAGACAATAATTTAGGTTTTCGACAGATAATTCCAGCCACTAATgcacaagcaaaaacacatgaggCTTGAACCAAGTAATCTCATTTCACGGTGCAAACAAGAAAAAATCGAATACATTGGAAAGGGCGTCCAAGAACAGATCGAGAAGGCAAATCCTAAAGATTCTCGACCACCTCATTCCACAGGCATAGAACCCAGGACGAGCCACGGGTTTCTGAAGCTAATTGAGATGGAAGCTACGGTTTCGAGGAAAACCTTGCAGAGAGTTTGGAGAGCCGACCAGCGATCGGCGATAGCGGATCCGAACCTGTAGCAGAAGGCGGGCTGCCATCCCCATCACCGCGAGCTCGCTCCGCCTCATAGGCAGTCAAACCTTCCCAAGTCAGGTTTGACCCAAAAGGTCAACTCATCTAAAATACTTTTCATTTTCCGATTTAGTGTTATTTTATTGGGAATAAAGACGAAGTTGGGAGCTCACAATATCtcacttaataataataataataatatattttatgtatatgtACTAATTCAAATATCATATCTTATTAATGGATTTAAGCTTTTAAATGAAATAATAATGATTAATAATTTAACATTATACTCATCAATAATGCAATATAGTtgtcaatgatatatatatatataggaaattGGCTTTAATTTGATGATAAAGAAGTCCCAAAATTCCTCACAAaatacagaaaataaaaggaatatccatcgtatgggcggtacgtatcggtccgacaagttatcggtacgtggaccgtctgttaccggtccgagtgcattgtaacactatagcagtgctatagtactcggcacatcagggtgtaccgctcaATATACCGTACTGTATTGATACCGAATCTAAATCGAAAtaccgatacggtacgatattgcaaacCTTGAGTATTAATATCATCCGTAGCATCATAAATTTAATCAAAATGTTGAATTAACATGCTAGGGATCCAAGTACATGTATGAAGGAACACATAGgcatgcaatcatagtcatacaTACAAACATGAAGAAGACAGGTGGGAGACTTGAGGAAGAAGACCATCCGATGTGGCCCAATCAAAGCTTCAATCACCCTATCCAATCCCAACTTCTCATCCTGCCTTGATCCACTGCCACACACACTCGATACGCAGAAGACCTTCTCCTTTCACTGACACCAAAATTCACATTAAAGCAAGATTGATGAGAGGAGAGCAGTAAGAGTGAGTGCGTGTGAGTGTggaagagaggaagagatggcCTCAACTGCATGCTTCCTCCACCACCACGCACCCTCGACCGCCAACAGGATCCAATCCACGCGCCTTGTGCCGATCAACAAGCCCAACCTGATCGTCTGCAAGGCTCAGAAGCAGGCCGCCGACGACGAGAACAGCGCCGCCGTGTCACGTCGCATGGCGCTGACGGTGCTCCTCGGTGCCGCGGCCCTCGGCGCCAAGGTCGCCCCGGCCGACGCGGCCTACGGCGAAGCTGGTAAGTCTTCCCCTGCAGTCTCTCCCACGCCTGTCGTCGTTGTTGCGGATACTTCGAGCTACTGTTCATGTCGAACGCAGCCAACGTGTTCGGTAAGCCGAAGACGAACACCGACTTCCTGCCGTACGCCGGCGACGGGTTCATGCTGATGATCCCGTCGAAGTGGAACCCGAGCAAAGAGGTGGAGTACCCCGGCCAGGTGCTCCGGTACGAGGACAACTTCGATTCCAACAGCAACGTCACCGTCATGGTGACGCCGACCACCAAGAGCACCATCACAGGCTACGGCACCCCGGAGGAGTTCCTCTCTCAAGTAACcgactcttctccttcctcttcttccgtCTCTATCAGTCGTCTTGAATCAAATCCATGATGGGATCACATGTTCGACTAAATGACAAGAGACATGCATGACCAACTTGGATGCGTATCTGCCACAGGTTGATTACTTGCTAGGAAAACAAGCCTACTCCGGCAAGACAGACTCAGAGGTAGGTAAATGAAGATGACAGCAAGCATCTCATGTACTTGAATGTGATCGATCTGGACACTGAACAAGGCATGGATTTGGTAGGGTGGGTTCGATTCTGATGCTGTGGCAACAGCCAACATACTGGAGACCACCACGCAGGAGAGCGGCGGGAAGAAGTACTACTTCGTCTCGGTTCTGACGAGGACGGCGGATGGGGACGAAGGTGGCAAGCACCAGCTGATAACAGCCACTGTTTCCGACGGGAAGCTCTACATCTGCAAGGCGCAAGCTGGGGACAAGAGATGGTTCAAGGGAGCCCGGAAGTTTGTGGAGAGTGCAGCCAGTTCCTTCAATGTTGCCTGAGAGAATGGTGGGCTGTGTGTTTCTCCTGCTGTGGATGAGCTTAAGTGTTCATGACTGCTGTCTGTCCTCCATTTTGTTTCTCTAAGTTCTCTTGTCTATGATGTACATGTTCCATGAACTAAAACTAGATTATAAGCAGAGAAGCCTGCATTTTCCTGAAGGAGTTGCCTTCATCAATTGGCCAGAAATGTTCTATCACAAAAAGAGTGTTCTAAATCTAATCAGACCAAAGTTTCATAAAGCTCAGGTCAGCATGAATTTTACTAAAAACAGAGGCTGCACAATTTTTCTTAAGCAACATGTCAAATTTACATTTTCTGCATAATTTTTCATTACAGAAACAATTGAATACATCGGTCATAAGGATGTCCATGATATCCAGTGGAAAGGAGAATATATGTTGTGCTTCAACTTACCTAGAACAAGCTCAAAGAGTTCATTTTTGAGCCACATAAATTAGTCTGTTCATGTTCTTCATTCACAGCTCAGTAAATCTGCATACTGATACTTGATGATAAAAAGATTGTGTTTTTAACATTATTTGTCACTCATTCCTCTGATTACATCCAGATGCTTCAAAATGTATACAAATTGAATAAAGAATGAGGTCGACGTAAGCGGCAAAGTGAAGGAAAAAGTCAGCACCTCTTTCTGGTTAAGGTGGCTTTATGCTTGGTCTTCGAGATGACAGACAAGGGAATGAACAACTTGTGGCCTAGGTTTCCATAAAGGCCAATCCCCCCAAAGCTGGCAGAGGTGCTGTTCATGGTTGAACCCAGGACAATAGTTAGGTTTTGTTGCTGGCCGCTCGCTATAAAAAACCGTATTGGTGATACAGAAACTGAGACTCCGTAAGGAGCACTCCAGCTGACACTGTAATGCTCATCGTTTGCAATGTTGGTAACTCTTCTCATGATGGTTCTTGATTGATTGAGCAATGATATGGTTACCGAAGGTAAATTCAGGTCTGAGCCCATCATTGTGGAGATCTTACAGTTGTGGCCAGTGTAGTTCAGTACTACTGGAGCAGATCCATTGATGCCACAAAGAAAGGAGAGGAAGTTGTCATAGCCTGCAAAAAATATGCAACCAACCACAGTTATAAGGCAACAAATCATGCAAGTTTTTGCCACAAGTTCATGGTGAATGCATACTTCTACTAATTATTGAAGCTAATGGTGTATAAGTAACCTGAATCGAGAATTAGTCCTGGATTTAAAGCAGCAGTTGCGTTGACAAAGCCACTGCCCATGTCAAATGGTGTTGCAGGTGACATATTGGAATCTGGATTGCTGTAAGCTCGTTGGGCCATGATCGGTGAACCCTGCTTGCCATAGACTGTGGCGGTTGTGGATAGAGCAGAACCAATGGCTGAAGGACTAAAATTTGGATATTTCTGCTTGATCAGAGCAGCAAGCCCAGCAACATGTGGAGCCGCCATACTTGTCCCAGATATCATTGCAAATTTCTCACCTACAAGCATATGTTTCAACTTTCAATATCGAAACATCTTTAGTAACCCTGAGATGAAGCAACTCTATTCAAAGGAAGAATAACATGTAAGAATCATTACAGATACTTGATTCAGATGACAAGGGGTTTTCCTGCATTTAGAACTTTTTATGGCTTAAGCATGGGTTGACATATCCATCATTCTTTTCAGTTCTTCATGAAACTTCTTACACCACTACTTAGTTTCATGAGTTTTATTTAGCTACGTAGTTGAGTATAGTATACTCACTAAACAAATTGATTATTTAGACAATATCTCATGGACCCCCTCCACATGGAGTTGCAGTTGTTAGATACTTACTTATCAGCAAttcaaatagttggtatcagttTAAAGTCCTCTAACATGTTTCTGAAAATGTATGGATCATATTATATCAGTAAAGCCCGGATTCATATCGAAAACAAAGGACTTGTTGGTAAAAGGCTACATGACTTTACATAAAATCTGCTTACGTGTCT
This genomic stretch from Musa acuminata AAA Group cultivar baxijiao chromosome BXJ3-9, Cavendish_Baxijiao_AAA, whole genome shotgun sequence harbors:
- the LOC135648339 gene encoding oxygen-evolving enhancer protein 2, chloroplastic-like; translated protein: MASTACFLHHHAPSTANRIQSTRLVPINKPNLIVCKAQKQAADDENSAAVSRRMALTVLLGAAALGAKVAPADAAYGEAANVFGKPKTNTDFLPYAGDGFMLMIPSKWNPSKEVEYPGQVLRYEDNFDSNSNVTVMVTPTTKSTITGYGTPEEFLSQVDYLLGKQAYSGKTDSEGGFDSDAVATANILETTTQESGGKKYYFVSVLTRTADGDEGGKHQLITATVSDGKLYICKAQAGDKRWFKGARKFVESAASSFNVA